In one window of Streptomyces roseofulvus DNA:
- the proB gene encoding glutamate 5-kinase: protein MNRPDVTPQAVTRPFVTEARRIVVKVGSSSLTTAAGGLDADRVDALVDVLAKVRSGGEKEIVLVSSGAIAAGLAPLGLTRRPKDLARQQAAASVGQGLLVARYTASFARYGVRVGQVLLTTDDTSRRAHYRNAYRTLDQLLAMGALPVVNENDTVATDEIRFGDNDRLAALVAHLVRADLLVLLSDVDGLYDGDPAKPGTSRIAEVGGPQDIAHVEIGSAGKAGVGTGGMVTKVEAARIAAAAGIPVVLTSASRAADALAGRDTGTYFQRTGRRSADRLLWLAHASTPQGSLALDDGAVRAVVEGKKSLLAAGIAAVEGEFVAGDPVELRDTGGRPVARGLVNFDARELPRMLGRSTRELAAELGPEYEREVVHRDDLVVLG, encoded by the coding sequence ATGAACCGACCGGACGTGACTCCGCAGGCCGTGACGCGACCGTTCGTCACCGAGGCGCGCCGGATCGTCGTGAAGGTCGGCTCGTCCTCCCTCACCACCGCCGCCGGCGGCCTCGACGCCGACCGGGTCGACGCCCTCGTCGACGTCCTCGCCAAGGTCCGCAGCGGCGGCGAGAAGGAGATCGTCCTGGTCTCCTCCGGCGCCATCGCCGCCGGCCTCGCCCCGCTCGGCCTCACCCGCCGGCCCAAGGACCTGGCCCGCCAGCAGGCCGCCGCCAGCGTCGGCCAGGGCCTCCTCGTCGCCCGGTACACCGCCTCCTTCGCCCGCTACGGCGTCCGCGTCGGCCAGGTGCTGCTCACCACCGACGACACCAGCCGCCGGGCCCACTACCGCAACGCCTACCGCACCCTCGACCAGCTCCTCGCCATGGGCGCGCTGCCGGTCGTCAACGAGAACGACACCGTCGCCACCGACGAGATCCGCTTCGGCGACAACGACCGGCTCGCCGCCCTTGTCGCCCACCTCGTCCGCGCCGACCTCCTCGTCCTCCTCTCCGACGTCGACGGCCTCTACGACGGCGACCCCGCCAAGCCCGGCACCTCCCGGATCGCCGAGGTCGGCGGCCCGCAGGACATCGCCCACGTCGAGATCGGCTCCGCCGGCAAGGCCGGCGTGGGCACCGGCGGCATGGTCACCAAGGTCGAGGCCGCCCGGATCGCCGCCGCCGCCGGCATCCCCGTCGTCCTCACCTCCGCCAGCCGGGCCGCCGACGCCCTCGCCGGCCGCGACACCGGCACGTACTTCCAGCGCACCGGCCGCCGCTCCGCCGACCGCCTCCTCTGGCTCGCCCACGCCTCCACCCCCCAGGGCTCGCTCGCCCTGGACGACGGCGCCGTCCGGGCCGTCGTCGAGGGCAAGAAGTCGCTCCTCGCCGCCGGCATCGCCGCCGTCGAGGGCGAGTTCGTCGCCGGCGACCCGGTCGAGCTCCGCGACACCGGTGGCCGCCCCGTCGCCCGCGGCCTCGTCAACTTCGACGCCAGGGAACTCCCCCGGATGCTGGGCCGCTCCACCCGTGAACTCGCCGCGGAACTCGGCCCCGAGTACGAGCGCGAGGTCGTCCACCGCGACGACCTCGTCGTCCTCGGCTGA
- a CDS encoding GtrA family protein, producing the protein MRDQLGQIIRFGVVGGINTGTFFGCYLLLHPWMPYFAAYTLAFLLSMVGSFFLNTYFTYRTRPTWKKFALFPLTNVTNYVVQSAGLYALVTWAGMDDRIAPLVAAVVAIPFTYVISRRILVSRGPVPRDAGPEGETEERQPSRLA; encoded by the coding sequence ATGCGAGACCAGCTCGGCCAGATCATCCGCTTCGGCGTGGTGGGCGGGATCAACACCGGCACCTTCTTCGGCTGCTACCTGCTGCTCCACCCCTGGATGCCGTACTTCGCCGCGTACACCCTCGCCTTCCTGCTCAGCATGGTGGGCTCCTTCTTCCTCAACACGTACTTCACCTACCGCACCCGCCCCACCTGGAAGAAGTTCGCCCTCTTCCCCCTCACCAACGTCACCAACTACGTGGTGCAGAGCGCCGGCCTGTACGCGCTCGTCACCTGGGCCGGCATGGACGACCGGATCGCCCCCCTCGTGGCCGCCGTCGTCGCCATCCCCTTCACGTACGTGATCTCCCGCCGGATCCTCGTCAGCCGGGGTCCCGTTCCGCGGGACGCGGGTCCGGAGGGCGAAACGGAGGAGCGGCAGCCGTCCCGGCTCGCGTAG
- the galE gene encoding UDP-glucose 4-epimerase GalE encodes MTYLITGGAGYIGAHVVRAMTAAGERVVVLDDLSTGYAHRVPEGVPLVVGSTLDRELLDRTLAEHAVTGVVHLAAKKQVGESVELPLHYYRENVVGLTVLLEAVAAAGVRNFLFSSSAAVYGMPDVDLVTEETPCAPLSPYGETKLAGEWLVRAAGQAHGIATACLRYFNVAGAATPELADTGVFNLVPMVFERLDAGEAPRIFGDDYATPDGTCIRDYIHVEDLADAHLVAARKLAEWAEAGEPRDLTVNIGRGEGVSVTEMVGLINEITEHTTEPVVTPRRPGDPARVVASADRIAAELGWKARYDVRDMIGSAWAGWTARRGAAV; translated from the coding sequence ATGACGTACCTGATCACCGGCGGTGCCGGTTACATCGGCGCGCACGTGGTCCGGGCCATGACGGCGGCGGGGGAGCGGGTGGTCGTCCTCGACGATCTGTCGACCGGATACGCGCACCGGGTGCCCGAGGGCGTGCCGCTCGTCGTCGGCTCCACGCTCGACCGCGAGCTGCTGGACCGGACGCTCGCCGAGCACGCCGTCACCGGCGTCGTCCACCTCGCCGCGAAGAAGCAGGTCGGCGAGTCCGTCGAGCTGCCGCTGCACTACTACCGCGAGAACGTCGTCGGCCTCACCGTCCTCCTGGAGGCGGTCGCCGCGGCCGGCGTGCGCAACTTCCTCTTCTCCTCCTCCGCCGCCGTGTACGGCATGCCGGACGTCGACCTCGTCACCGAGGAGACCCCCTGCGCCCCGCTCAGCCCGTACGGCGAGACCAAGCTCGCGGGCGAGTGGCTGGTCCGCGCGGCCGGCCAGGCGCACGGCATCGCCACCGCCTGCCTGCGCTACTTCAACGTGGCCGGCGCGGCCACCCCCGAGCTCGCCGACACCGGTGTCTTCAACCTGGTGCCGATGGTCTTCGAGCGGCTCGACGCCGGCGAGGCGCCCCGGATCTTCGGCGACGACTACGCCACCCCGGACGGCACCTGCATCCGCGACTACATCCACGTCGAGGACCTGGCCGACGCCCACCTCGTCGCCGCCCGCAAGCTCGCCGAGTGGGCCGAGGCCGGCGAGCCGCGCGACCTCACCGTCAACATCGGCCGCGGCGAGGGCGTCTCCGTCACCGAGATGGTCGGCCTGATCAACGAGATCACCGAGCACACCACCGAGCCCGTCGTCACCCCGCGCCGCCCCGGCGACCCGGCCCGTGTCGTCGCCTCCGCCGACCGCATCGCCGCCGAGCTGGGCTGGAAGGCCCGCTACGACGTCCGCGACATGATCGGCTCCGCCTGGGCCGGCTGGACCGCCCGCCGCGGCGCCGCCGTCTAG
- a CDS encoding stealth family protein translates to MRNPESPRLLGVYRRAVPDRVRRAVVAQVDADVRRRVKLRIASGTAAAERLRRNRLARRYAALTAGPDRAVISVGREPKVALIAEGITPLRARRANLEAVLGALAAAGVPHFCVPGKSDTSSAVAVREEDRAAVLAALAAACAREPGYATPVGGNGPVNRPSQPGFAAGTWHRLRTAAVVRLTWYRADPTHQLKLGEAYGCDVEFWREEGGELTAPRPGRVTAVLPRQGRLVEAPESCFTDFTDVRPGARTVPDGAPLVPARAETAVVRTDQVTFPVDVVYTWVDGSDPEWLRRRAEYAGEAYHAEAANAARYLSRDELRYSLRSLHLYAPWVRTVFLVTDDQTPAWLDTTVPGLRVVSHKEIFRSPEVLPTFNSHAIESQLHHIDGLAEHFLYLNDDVMLSREVTPGDFFHASGLTKFFPSPALVPVGERSLDDPPVAAAGKNNRRLIEQRYGSVLVQKMKHMPHPLRRSVLAEIETEFAAEYRRTEANRFRSVDDISIASSLHHYYAFHTGRAVPSNDLPYAYLDLTHPWTETRLGRLLAQRDRAVFCVNDTVSTEQDAGGQKDLITPFLEAYFPVPSPYEKR, encoded by the coding sequence GTGCGAAATCCCGAGTCACCCCGGCTGCTGGGGGTCTACCGCCGAGCCGTTCCCGACCGCGTGCGACGGGCCGTCGTCGCGCAGGTGGACGCCGATGTGCGCCGCCGCGTGAAGCTCCGCATCGCCAGCGGGACGGCCGCCGCCGAGCGTCTGCGCCGCAACCGGCTGGCCCGGCGGTACGCGGCGCTCACCGCCGGACCGGACCGTGCCGTGATCAGCGTCGGCCGGGAGCCGAAGGTGGCGCTGATCGCCGAGGGGATCACCCCGCTGCGGGCCCGCCGGGCCAATCTGGAGGCGGTGCTCGGCGCGCTCGCCGCCGCCGGCGTCCCGCACTTCTGCGTCCCCGGCAAGTCGGACACCTCCTCGGCGGTGGCCGTGCGCGAGGAGGACCGGGCCGCCGTGCTGGCCGCCCTCGCCGCCGCCTGCGCGCGGGAACCGGGCTACGCGACCCCGGTCGGCGGGAACGGCCCGGTGAACCGCCCCTCCCAGCCCGGCTTCGCCGCCGGGACCTGGCACCGGCTGCGTACCGCCGCCGTCGTGCGGCTGACCTGGTACCGGGCCGACCCGACCCACCAGCTCAAGCTGGGCGAGGCGTACGGCTGCGACGTGGAGTTCTGGCGCGAGGAGGGCGGCGAGCTGACCGCGCCCCGGCCCGGCAGGGTCACCGCCGTGCTGCCCCGCCAGGGCCGACTCGTGGAGGCCCCGGAGTCCTGCTTCACCGACTTCACCGACGTCCGCCCCGGCGCCCGCACCGTGCCCGACGGCGCGCCGCTCGTGCCGGCCCGCGCCGAGACCGCCGTCGTCCGCACCGACCAGGTCACCTTCCCCGTCGACGTCGTCTACACCTGGGTGGACGGCTCGGACCCGGAGTGGCTGCGGCGGCGCGCGGAGTACGCCGGCGAGGCGTACCACGCGGAGGCGGCCAACGCGGCCCGCTACCTCAGCCGCGACGAGCTGCGCTACTCGCTGCGCTCGCTCCACCTGTACGCGCCCTGGGTGCGGACCGTCTTCCTGGTCACCGACGACCAGACGCCGGCCTGGCTGGACACCACCGTCCCCGGCCTGCGGGTCGTCTCGCACAAGGAGATCTTCCGCTCCCCCGAGGTGCTGCCGACCTTCAACTCGCACGCGATCGAGTCGCAGCTGCACCACATCGACGGACTCGCCGAGCACTTCCTCTACCTCAACGACGACGTGATGCTCAGCCGCGAGGTGACCCCCGGGGACTTCTTCCACGCCAGCGGGCTCACCAAGTTCTTCCCCTCCCCCGCGCTGGTCCCGGTCGGCGAGCGCAGCCTCGACGACCCGCCGGTGGCCGCCGCCGGCAAGAACAACCGCCGGCTGATCGAGCAGCGGTACGGCTCGGTCCTGGTGCAGAAGATGAAGCACATGCCGCATCCGCTGCGGCGCAGCGTGCTGGCGGAGATCGAGACGGAGTTCGCCGCCGAGTACCGCCGCACCGAGGCGAACCGCTTCCGCAGCGTCGACGACATCTCGATCGCCTCCTCGCTGCACCACTACTACGCGTTCCACACCGGCCGCGCGGTCCCGTCGAACGACCTGCCGTACGCCTACCTGGACCTCACCCACCCGTGGACGGAGACCCGGCTCGGGCGGCTGCTCGCCCAGCGCGACCGGGCGGTCTTCTGCGTCAACGACACGGTCTCCACGGAGCAGGACGCGGGCGGGCAGAAGGACCTCATCACCCCCTTCCTGGAGGCGTACTTCCCGGTCCCGAGCCCGTACGAGAAGCGCTAG
- a CDS encoding stealth conserved region 3 domain-containing protein produces MKITILLTWGDAMGGTEMAAYTQAAQLMPRHEVEVLSVFRTEQEPFLPEAKGIAVRYLVDRTGRSPRPVRPSTLTPGECEALAKLPSELIETAWEPTFDRLSDIEMTAALSGLDADVLVTTTPALMAAAVALAPARVAVVHQEHRVSQLRGATGEPLLTHAPRLDALVSLTELTTDWFAESLGAAAPRLATIPNAMPEGYRPRSDLGSKTIVVAGRLVPEKQLDHAIQAFAEVADEHPGWRLRIFGDGPQLAALRRLVEGLGVHDRVELVGRSRRMAEEWATAAICLMPSRVESFGLVMLEAFTAGVPVVAYDTLTGPSQIVRHEVDGLLVPADDIASLGAALSRLMGDDALRAGYGAAARAGARERFAPEVVTARWDELFTALHAEGPAARAAARADRAAHRVAAGGSRSFAVSAPVSRLSPSPDEQKAREVILQAKDPKSLVRSAGRLAEVRDDVPSWRMGEINLELTAQALERHGVPYVLLHDPTTVSHRLAVKQPDRERALRALGTELHGRPVYAELVAPRTAAPGARLAETLTHAPDVAGVRIFKPLVSDSRTLRYGPVYGCGVEFWPEEEGDTGWYAAPRGTTLVGPRLPSLDGDARITVAGRDYPTLAVFTKKLMWNVDFPVDAVYTWVDDTDPVWRAKRDAARREQGLAADDAQSGDVRFRNRDELRYSLRSLAAHAPWIRRIFLVTDDQAPSWLDTAHPDVEVVSHRDLFADAAWLPSFNSHAIESQLHRIEGLAEHFLYINDDVFFGRPLAPNKFFQSNGNSLFFRSPTAVPPGEVTEETEGYFVAAKNNQALLEEAFGRIATHGFLHTPHPLRRSVLAEIAERWPEETARTAATPFRGRTDLSITSSLHHHYGYLTGKASPGGISAAYANIGDYKHHVALSRLLAARHRDVICIGESAEAEVPLDEQDRVLRAFLEAYFPVRSPYEKD; encoded by the coding sequence ATGAAGATCACCATCCTGCTCACCTGGGGCGACGCCATGGGCGGCACCGAGATGGCCGCCTACACCCAGGCCGCCCAGCTGATGCCGCGTCACGAGGTCGAGGTCCTCAGCGTGTTCAGGACGGAGCAGGAGCCGTTCCTGCCGGAGGCGAAGGGGATCGCCGTCCGCTACCTGGTGGACCGCACCGGCCGCTCGCCGCGCCCGGTCCGCCCCTCCACGCTCACCCCGGGCGAGTGCGAGGCCCTCGCCAAGCTGCCCAGCGAGCTGATCGAGACCGCCTGGGAGCCCACCTTCGACCGGCTCTCCGACATCGAGATGACCGCCGCCCTCTCCGGGCTCGACGCGGACGTCCTGGTGACCACCACCCCCGCCCTGATGGCCGCCGCCGTCGCCCTCGCCCCGGCCCGGGTCGCCGTCGTCCACCAAGAGCACCGCGTCTCCCAGCTGCGCGGCGCCACCGGCGAACCGCTCCTCACCCACGCCCCCCGGCTCGACGCCCTGGTCTCGCTCACCGAGCTCACCACCGACTGGTTCGCCGAGTCGCTCGGCGCCGCCGCCCCGCGCCTCGCCACCATCCCCAACGCCATGCCCGAGGGCTACCGGCCCCGCTCCGACCTCGGCTCGAAGACCATCGTGGTGGCCGGCCGACTGGTCCCGGAGAAGCAGCTCGACCACGCGATCCAGGCGTTCGCCGAGGTCGCCGACGAGCACCCCGGCTGGCGGCTGCGGATCTTCGGCGACGGCCCCCAGCTGGCCGCCCTGCGCCGGCTCGTCGAGGGCCTCGGCGTGCACGACCGGGTCGAACTCGTCGGCCGCAGCCGCCGGATGGCCGAGGAGTGGGCCACGGCGGCGATCTGTCTGATGCCCTCGCGCGTCGAGTCCTTCGGCCTGGTGATGCTGGAGGCGTTCACCGCGGGCGTCCCCGTCGTCGCGTACGACACCCTCACCGGCCCCTCCCAGATCGTCCGCCACGAGGTGGACGGCCTGCTGGTGCCCGCCGACGACATCGCCTCGCTGGGCGCCGCCCTCTCCCGGCTGATGGGCGACGACGCGCTGCGCGCCGGCTACGGCGCCGCCGCCCGCGCCGGGGCCCGCGAGCGCTTCGCCCCCGAGGTCGTCACCGCCCGCTGGGACGAGCTGTTCACCGCGCTGCACGCCGAGGGCCCGGCCGCCCGTGCCGCCGCCCGCGCCGACCGCGCCGCCCACCGGGTCGCCGCCGGAGGCAGCCGCAGTTTCGCCGTCTCCGCGCCGGTCAGCAGGCTCTCGCCCTCCCCGGACGAGCAGAAGGCCCGCGAGGTCATCCTCCAGGCCAAGGACCCCAAGTCCCTGGTCCGCTCGGCGGGCCGGCTCGCCGAGGTCCGCGACGACGTCCCGTCCTGGCGCATGGGCGAGATCAACCTGGAGCTGACCGCGCAGGCGCTGGAACGGCACGGCGTCCCCTACGTCCTGCTCCACGACCCCACGACCGTCAGCCACCGCCTCGCCGTCAAGCAGCCCGACCGGGAGCGCGCCCTGCGCGCCCTCGGCACCGAGCTGCACGGACGCCCGGTCTACGCGGAGCTCGTCGCCCCGCGGACCGCCGCGCCGGGCGCCCGGCTCGCCGAGACCCTCACCCACGCCCCCGACGTGGCCGGCGTCCGGATCTTCAAGCCGCTCGTCAGCGACAGCCGGACCCTGCGGTACGGGCCGGTGTACGGCTGCGGCGTCGAGTTCTGGCCCGAGGAGGAGGGCGACACCGGCTGGTACGCCGCCCCGCGCGGCACCACCCTCGTCGGCCCCCGGCTGCCCTCCCTCGACGGCGACGCCAGGATCACCGTCGCCGGCCGGGACTACCCGACCCTGGCGGTCTTCACCAAGAAGCTCATGTGGAACGTCGACTTCCCCGTCGACGCCGTCTACACCTGGGTCGACGACACCGACCCGGTGTGGCGGGCCAAGCGCGACGCGGCCCGCCGCGAGCAGGGCCTCGCCGCCGACGACGCCCAGTCCGGCGACGTCCGCTTCCGCAACCGCGACGAACTGCGCTACTCGCTGCGCTCCCTCGCCGCGCACGCCCCCTGGATCCGGCGGATCTTCCTCGTCACCGACGACCAGGCGCCGTCCTGGCTGGACACCGCCCACCCGGACGTCGAGGTGGTGAGCCACCGCGATCTCTTCGCCGACGCGGCGTGGCTGCCCAGCTTCAACTCGCACGCCATCGAGTCCCAGCTGCACCGCATCGAGGGCCTGGCGGAGCACTTCCTCTACATCAACGACGACGTGTTCTTCGGCCGCCCCCTCGCACCGAACAAGTTCTTCCAGTCGAACGGCAACTCGCTCTTCTTCCGCTCGCCGACCGCCGTCCCGCCCGGCGAGGTCACCGAGGAGACCGAGGGCTACTTCGTCGCCGCCAAGAACAACCAGGCCCTCCTGGAAGAGGCCTTCGGCCGGATCGCCACCCACGGCTTCCTGCACACCCCGCACCCGCTGCGCCGCAGCGTCCTGGCGGAGATCGCCGAGCGGTGGCCGGAGGAGACCGCGCGGACCGCCGCGACCCCGTTCCGCGGCCGGACCGACCTGTCGATCACCTCCTCGCTCCACCACCACTACGGGTATCTGACCGGCAAGGCGTCGCCCGGCGGCATCTCCGCCGCCTACGCCAACATCGGCGACTACAAGCACCACGTGGCGCTCAGCCGCCTCCTCGCCGCCCGCCACCGCGACGTCATCTGCATCGGCGAGTCCGCGGAGGCGGAGGTTCCGCTGGACGAGCAGGACCGGGTGCTCCGTGCCTTCCTGGAGGCGTACTTCCCGGTGCGCTCGCCGTACGAGAAGGACTGA
- the obgE gene encoding GTPase ObgE, translated as MTTFVDRVELHVAAGNGGHGCASVHREKFKPLGGPDGGNGGRGGDVSLVVDQSVTTLLEYHHSPHRKATNGKPGEGGNRAGKDGQDLVLYVPDGTVVLDKKGNVLADLVGHGTTYVAAQGGRGGLGNAALSSARRKAPGFALLGEPGDLQDIVLELKTVADVALVGYPSAGKSSLISVLSAAKPKIADYPFTTLVPNLGVVTAGSTVYTIADVPGLIPGASQGRGLGLEFLRHVERCSVLVHVLDTATLESDRDPVTDLDVIEEELKQYGGLDDRPRVVVLNKIDIPDGQDLADMIRPDLEERGYRVFEVSAVARTGLKELSFALADIVAKARAAKPKEEATRIVIRPKAVDDAGFTVTYDEQEDVYRVRGEKPERWVRQTDFNNDEAVGYLADRLNRLGVEDELMKAGARAGDGVAIGSEENAVVFDWEPTLMAGAEMLGRRGEDHRLEAPRPAAQRRRDRDAARDDADREYDEFNPF; from the coding sequence ATGACCACCTTCGTGGACCGCGTCGAGCTGCACGTCGCCGCGGGTAACGGGGGCCACGGCTGCGCCTCCGTCCATCGCGAGAAGTTCAAGCCGCTCGGCGGCCCGGACGGCGGCAACGGCGGTCGCGGCGGTGACGTGAGCCTGGTCGTCGACCAGTCGGTCACCACGCTCCTTGAGTACCACCACTCGCCGCACCGCAAGGCCACCAACGGCAAGCCCGGCGAGGGCGGCAACCGCGCGGGCAAGGACGGCCAGGACCTCGTCCTGTACGTGCCCGACGGCACGGTCGTCCTCGACAAGAAGGGCAACGTCCTCGCGGACCTCGTCGGCCACGGCACGACGTACGTCGCCGCGCAGGGCGGCCGCGGCGGCCTCGGCAACGCGGCGCTCTCCTCCGCCCGCCGCAAGGCCCCCGGCTTCGCGCTGCTCGGCGAGCCCGGCGACCTGCAGGACATCGTCCTGGAGCTGAAGACCGTCGCCGACGTGGCGCTCGTCGGCTACCCCAGCGCCGGCAAGTCCTCGCTGATCTCCGTCCTCTCGGCCGCCAAGCCGAAGATCGCGGACTACCCCTTCACCACCCTGGTCCCGAACCTCGGCGTGGTCACGGCGGGCTCGACCGTCTACACCATCGCCGACGTCCCCGGCCTCATCCCCGGCGCCAGCCAGGGCCGTGGCCTCGGCCTGGAGTTCCTGCGCCACGTCGAGCGCTGCTCGGTCCTCGTCCACGTCCTCGACACGGCGACGCTGGAGTCCGACCGCGACCCGGTGACCGACCTCGACGTCATCGAGGAGGAGCTGAAGCAGTACGGCGGCCTCGACGACCGTCCGCGCGTCGTCGTCCTCAACAAGATCGACATCCCGGACGGCCAGGACCTCGCGGACATGATCCGCCCGGACCTGGAGGAGCGCGGCTACCGCGTCTTCGAGGTCTCCGCGGTCGCCCGCACCGGCCTGAAGGAGCTCTCCTTCGCCCTCGCCGACATCGTCGCGAAGGCCCGCGCCGCGAAGCCGAAGGAGGAGGCGACCCGCATCGTCATCCGCCCGAAGGCCGTCGACGACGCCGGCTTCACCGTCACGTACGACGAGCAGGAGGACGTGTACCGCGTGCGCGGCGAGAAGCCGGAGCGCTGGGTCCGTCAGACCGACTTCAACAACGACGAGGCCGTCGGCTACCTCGCCGACCGCCTCAACCGCCTCGGCGTCGAGGACGAACTGATGAAGGCCGGCGCCCGCGCCGGCGACGGCGTCGCCATCGGCTCCGAGGAGAACGCGGTCGTCTTCGACTGGGAGCCCACCCTCATGGCCGGCGCCGAGATGCTCGGCCGCCGAGGCGAGGACCACCGCCTCGAAGCCCCCCGCCCCGCAGCCCAGCGCCGCCGTGACCGCGACGCGGCCCGCGACGACGCGGACCGCGAGTACGACGAGTTCAACCCGTTCTAG
- the rpmA gene encoding 50S ribosomal protein L27, translating into MAHKKGASSTRNGRDSNAQRLGVKRFGGQVVNAGEILVRQRGTHFHPGSGVGRGGDDTLFALQAGSVQFGTFRGRKVVNIVPVA; encoded by the coding sequence ATGGCACACAAGAAGGGCGCATCGTCCACCCGGAACGGTCGCGATTCCAACGCCCAGCGGCTCGGCGTGAAGCGCTTCGGCGGTCAGGTCGTCAACGCCGGTGAGATCCTGGTCCGCCAGCGCGGCACCCACTTCCACCCGGGCTCGGGTGTCGGTCGCGGTGGCGACGACACGCTGTTCGCCCTGCAGGCCGGTTCGGTGCAGTTCGGCACCTTCCGTGGCCGCAAGGTCGTGAACATCGTTCCGGTCGCCTGA
- the rplU gene encoding 50S ribosomal protein L21, with the protein MYAIVRSGGRQHKVAVGDIVEVDKISTAKPGDTVELSTLLVVDGDAVTSDPWVLAGIKVQAEVVDHTKGAKIDILRYKNKTGYRRRQGHRQQYTAIKVTSIPTAAK; encoded by the coding sequence GTGTACGCCATCGTGCGCAGCGGTGGTCGCCAGCACAAGGTTGCTGTCGGCGACATCGTTGAGGTTGACAAGATTTCCACCGCCAAGCCCGGCGACACGGTCGAGCTCTCGACCCTGCTCGTCGTCGACGGCGACGCCGTGACCAGCGACCCGTGGGTCCTGGCCGGCATCAAGGTCCAGGCCGAGGTCGTGGACCACACCAAGGGCGCCAAGATCGACATCCTGCGCTACAAGAACAAGACCGGCTACCGCCGTCGCCAGGGTCACCGTCAGCAGTACACGGCGATCAAGGTCACGTCCATCCCGACGGCCGCGAAGTAA